Genomic window (Takifugu rubripes chromosome 1, fTakRub1.2, whole genome shotgun sequence):
CCTGTACATAGAGGTAATTTATGCATGGCTCATAGAAAAGGAAATTACTACACCTCAAACTGCAATATTAAGAACATAAAAACGGAAAGACTAGTTCATTATATTGTATGTCTTAATACGTTCTCACTGGACTGTGTAGCTATTGTTATATTTGTTCAATAGCATCAGCGAAGAATCCTGCAGACTTATACTATATTTGAACACTGGGATGGTTTAGAGAATAATATAGAATAAGGAGTGATTCTGCAGGTGTCTATTATGGAACTTCTTTTAAGGTATGAAAACTCTCAAAATGACTCCTATTccgaaagtttttttttttttttttaattccagcaCGAAAATGCATTTAGTGGATTGTTTATATTGTTCTCTTAACTTTATATTAAAGCTGACACTACAGACACCTGTCAAACTTGCACACCTGGAAACTAGGTCAAATATTTCctataaatgctgcttttgggATTATTAAAACGTGCCGAAATAATCTAACAGtaatatgttttaaaaatagatcTTTATTTAGCAGGTCACACCCACTGGGAATGATTTATTCTAAGATTACCCTGATCTATACAATTTTGTAATAGAAGTTTTGCTTCTTATCTATTAGCATGAAACGACCCAACATCGGATCCTGACAAAGCAAGCATTGAATACacaattttgtttattttattttgggatGGCTAATAAACCAACCAGGTTGATAAACTAACAAGTAGTCCATATGCATCCTGTTAAAGTGCGCAGCGAAtctagcgttagcattagcacgcTGAGTTAGTAGCTTCACCTGAAACAGTGGACCGGCTGGGAACGGTGGCGCAGCCTTGAGCTGTAGCTCGGTGGGTGTGCAGTGTTTCTGAAGCGCCTTCTATGACACCGTGAGACCTGTTGGGAACACTCAGTTCCAAGGACTGATGTAGCTAACAAGCGTTCCACAGAATTACATTTAAACGTCGACTGACGCCATGCTAATCTTAACATCCTAATCCGTGTGTGTTGCCCAGTAACTTCGtcaagctaacattagctacaTTGCACACAGGCTAAACTTCAGAGCAGAGCTTGAGGTCTTTATTGTAAAGCCATAAATGGACACGCGGTGGCGCAAGAAATCAGAATCAAATCATAGATAGAGCAAAATAGTGACTACCGAAGCAAAGGCATTGATTCAACCTTTCAATGCCattaaaaggttgtttttacttgaaacagagcaacattTGATAAGATAAGTGCTTTAAATCCAGACTATATCCCTTTGTGCGTTTCGCATTTGGAAATGTTCAGCTGGATAACAGTGTACACAAACTGGTCACGGGTTGCTATATCCGAAGCAATAATGTTCATGGGAGTTTTGCGCGCCTGCTCTTTGACCCATTGTAGCATTCTTGGCAAACTCCTGTTTACCACATTGGGAAAGTTGTCACAAAGCCGGATGATGTACTTGAGGATCCTGGCATCCTCTGGAAGTGTCAGGTTCAATCCGCAAACAAAGAAACCTGCAGGATGTGAAATTGaacagaaatgaaataaaatcaagacCCTAAAGCTATAAACAGCTCCTCAGCACCAGGCGGTAACAGAATTGAATTGAGAAAATTACTTTTCAATTGCATTGTTTTGTAAAAAGTGACATTAGTAATAAAACAAGAAGTGTTCGGAGCAAATCTTATCTATTTATACCAACATTTTTTTAGTTCTTACAAAAATGTCCAGCTTATCCACAACCATTTGAACACATTATAAAAAAATGTTCACCTTTCATAGGTTTTGGTTTTTCCAAGTATTGACAAAGTTTTGACTCCACCGTTATGGGGTCCATGCTGTTGCCATAGAAATATTGTATTCTACCCCACATCTCAGGGTGCTGTCCGACTGGATAATCATATGAAAGAATGACATTTTTGCCCTCATCCCAGCAGCTCTTCAGAGTAGGAGAGTCCTGTTGTATTTCAGATATTAAAAGTTTGCTtttaaaagataataaaaaaatcAGACCTATATTTCCATGCAGATCTCCGCTCCCCACCCCAGTTTTACCTTTCTGGGGAGAAGTTTGTTTCCAAACAGTGACTTGATGAAGTGGATAAGATGATTGTGGAGGTCCCGCTGGATTTTTCTGTCAAATCCTTTGAAATGGGACAGAGCCAGGATGAGAATCTCTTTCGGGTGTTTGTCCGCCCA
Coding sequences:
- the LOC101077611 gene encoding PI-PLC X domain-containing protein 1-like, which encodes MFPSPECCDTCLNSSQIEMTMSAISSYSDWMSQLPVELHNIPLFNLAIPGSHDSMSYDLDKNSSIIEPDGLKKFSKLCCMRKIVRRWATTQDENITKQLNAGVRYFDLRIARKPNDPKPTRLYFYHGLYTRTDVETLLRDINTWADKHPKEILILALSHFKGFDRKIQRDLHNHLIHFIKSLFGNKLLPRKDSPTLKSCWDEGKNVILSYDYPVGQHPEMWGRIQYFYGNSMDPITVESKLCQYLEKPKPMKGFFVCGLNLTLPEDARILKYIIRLCDNFPNVVNRSLPRMLQWVKEQARKTPMNIIASDIATRDQFVYTVIQLNISKCETHKGI